One Fibrobacter sp. UWH4 genomic region harbors:
- a CDS encoding LysR family transcriptional regulator has protein sequence MELTHLKYFLEVARTEHVTQSAKTLCIVQPALTHALHKLEEELGVKLFKTQGRNIKLTEIGEYFYKKVNPLYEDIESLPAQLRAMENEQSATVNLNVLAASSFVTNAVILYKRNDPDLRFNLVQNEETTLYDICVRTYANYKASVRHYGGEDSEEENFVCTENIYLAVPNTAQYRKRDSISLKELQETNFIGLYGSKQLRSIFNEYCERIGFKTHITFESDNALAVKDAIASGIGVGFWPEFSWGRVNNRRIRLLKITDAEFKRDIVITLRKNKQDNSRSERFYQFLTGLLRRASSRRRG, from the coding sequence CGCCAAAACCCTTTGCATTGTGCAGCCTGCGCTTACGCACGCCCTCCACAAGCTTGAAGAGGAACTTGGCGTAAAGCTTTTCAAGACGCAGGGGCGAAACATCAAGCTGACCGAAATCGGGGAATATTTTTATAAGAAAGTCAATCCCCTTTACGAGGATATTGAATCGCTTCCGGCACAGCTCCGTGCCATGGAAAACGAACAGTCCGCGACGGTCAACTTGAATGTGCTTGCGGCGTCTTCTTTCGTGACGAACGCGGTGATTCTTTACAAGCGGAACGATCCTGATTTGCGTTTTAACCTGGTGCAGAACGAAGAAACGACACTGTACGATATCTGCGTGCGCACCTACGCCAATTACAAGGCTTCTGTTCGCCACTACGGTGGTGAAGATTCCGAAGAGGAAAATTTCGTCTGCACCGAGAATATCTACCTGGCGGTGCCGAATACGGCCCAGTACCGAAAGCGCGACAGTATCAGCCTCAAGGAATTGCAGGAGACTAATTTTATCGGCCTTTACGGTTCCAAGCAGCTGCGCAGTATTTTTAACGAGTATTGCGAACGTATCGGATTCAAGACGCACATCACCTTCGAAAGCGACAATGCGCTTGCCGTGAAGGATGCCATCGCGAGCGGCATCGGTGTGGGGTTCTGGCCGGAGTTTTCGTGGGGGCGCGTCAATAACCGCCGCATTCGTCTCCTGAAGATTACGGATGCCGAATTCAAGCGCGACATCGTGATTACGCTGCGTAAGAACAAACAGGATAATTCCCGCAGCGAACGCTTTTACCAGTTTTTGACGGGGCTGTTAAGGCGCGCCTCCAGCCGCAGGCGCGGTTAG
- the rsmA gene encoding 16S rRNA (adenine(1518)-N(6)/adenine(1519)-N(6))-dimethyltransferase RsmA, with product MDRARRRKFGQNFLDVPTAQMIAGDLPAQAGEAVLEIGPGHGALTEHLLDRAVQLTAVEIDEQCVEFLEQKFQGRENFRIENIDFLKFDLQAFLEAHEKPWVTGNLPYNVSTAIIAGLMPKLHLTKGFMGMVQLEVAERICAATCSSNYGSLSVLVSAYADTQILRKIGPEHFTPRPNVDSATMLLTPKADALQAPEGFFDFVRAAFTQKRKTLANSFGRAYDKKKIQEAIELLDYPTTVRAEELSPAQFLEFYRVIGDKEK from the coding sequence ATGGATAGAGCACGTCGCCGTAAGTTTGGTCAGAATTTCTTGGATGTTCCTACCGCGCAGATGATTGCGGGTGATTTGCCTGCGCAGGCGGGCGAGGCCGTGCTGGAGATCGGCCCTGGGCACGGCGCGCTGACGGAACACTTGCTCGACCGCGCCGTGCAACTCACTGCTGTCGAAATCGACGAGCAGTGTGTCGAATTTTTGGAACAAAAATTCCAGGGCCGCGAGAATTTCCGCATCGAGAACATTGACTTTCTCAAGTTCGACCTCCAGGCATTCCTCGAGGCGCACGAAAAACCGTGGGTGACGGGGAACCTCCCGTACAATGTGTCGACCGCCATTATCGCGGGGCTTATGCCGAAACTGCATCTGACCAAGGGTTTTATGGGAATGGTGCAGCTCGAAGTCGCCGAACGCATCTGTGCCGCTACGTGCAGCAGTAACTACGGCAGTTTGTCTGTACTCGTATCCGCTTACGCCGACACGCAGATTTTGAGGAAGATTGGCCCCGAACATTTTACGCCGCGCCCGAATGTCGATAGCGCCACCATGCTGCTTACGCCCAAGGCGGATGCGCTGCAGGCCCCCGAAGGCTTCTTCGACTTTGTCCGCGCCGCGTTTACGCAGAAACGCAAGACGCTCGCCAATTCGTTCGGCCGCGCCTACGACAAGAAAAAAATCCAGGAAGCCATCGAGCTGCTGGATTATCCGACGACGGTCCGCGCCGAGGAACTTTCCCCCGCGCAGTTTTTGGAATTCTATAGGGTAATAGGAGACAAAGAAAAATGA
- a CDS encoding FISUMP domain-containing protein, whose amino-acid sequence MKNLSLICALGFSFFLFACGGHSGSTGSDEVDLSSSSVDDFNVDDYLDTAAIGKGFVSGMGTSTIVRGVLNDIRTGRDYKTIQFGPYVWMAENMDNGSRSSFGDCYDRDSVYCESYGVLYKEEHIAGVCPRGYDLPMEDDYKYMVRFAGSLTDPEFGFNPQMGGSCVEEKGEFVCSNLGLSADLITGDYSYIRIKKNAGAIFGKVNPKGYYSLRCMKFTYFVETKNLLPDCDSSAYRFGDIFVASEGSNFRCKDGKWVDVVDSYCPSSERGQRYYYNDILYVCDDSWKEASMNDLDEKCDSTNEWTVKKLNGKSYICENKEWRLPTSIEDTLGLCTPERLGKIDSLVSSDTVLYFCSVNGWRKAQVTDFIGECDSTRYYKVDNYRGRRYTCRTTDKWGLLDSKEDSLGVCSPKIAGKMDTLKMKFDTTLYYCDTTSWREATLVDVHGECDSTKSYKEAEFMGSSYVCRKNGRWESLTTTEKDIGVCTPSRLGKIDTTTSKTDYYCDTTGWRSTVVEDYFGECTEKQKYTTLYFKGSDYGCEKGPKWTRLSFPESDLGYCIPSIKGEIRIDRYAKDYICDSVWRAATQAEVLGTCTEARDGEKKYFGTTKYICAFEEWRKSTVLDDSLGVCTKKTLKKMGTYNSKEYICMKEGWVIPTLIAVHDSCTAAREYEVVEFNGDKYGCRNKTWYRLSGIAAKAGYCTPEREGEFYLDHDEYGYKCEKGSWNSAAARDFLGSCESSNYGEKKILQGVTFFCSRSGLWQRFTELEEKYGECYSAVRGEIVTHNGKKYGCSPYRWREVTTLDEALGFCDGYGFTWKEYAGRDYVCGDGFKTWTNSSDWAMYGSCDDRYKWKYGLIVGYEGKRLYCDNDFSLSNTTTAWHTISPIDSAAAKGKKSIVDGICKGAHVGDTVSYQDTQYYCGLNKNNVYVWIAATRPDQYLGKCDATNAGAVGKFQGYNMECYDGNWRRSPSDYGSLTDSRDGTKYKTIKIGERTWMAENLKLEVSGSWCAGTQNGCSEYGRLYNWHTAMNLPASANTTVIDMKDSASYQGLCPDGWRLPLQSEWNELFGECIVGGLSKKMTGYDTLHTDACGFSSMPVGYIKIFYRNGIDYTEELNMELTGYWTTVQPADTTAEAFIFWENGSGKKRVEAKKNGYLVRCLKK is encoded by the coding sequence ATGAAAAATTTATCCTTAATTTGCGCGTTAGGTTTTTCCTTCTTCCTGTTCGCTTGCGGTGGGCACAGCGGCTCGACCGGTAGTGACGAGGTCGATTTGTCCAGTTCTTCGGTTGACGACTTCAATGTCGATGACTATCTGGATACCGCCGCTATCGGAAAAGGATTCGTTTCGGGAATGGGAACCTCGACAATCGTCAGGGGCGTGCTGAACGATATCAGAACCGGAAGGGATTACAAGACAATCCAGTTCGGTCCGTATGTATGGATGGCCGAAAACATGGATAACGGAAGCCGTTCGTCCTTTGGTGATTGCTATGACAGGGACTCGGTTTATTGCGAAAGTTACGGCGTGCTGTACAAGGAAGAACACATTGCCGGTGTCTGCCCGCGGGGTTATGACTTGCCTATGGAAGATGACTACAAGTACATGGTCCGGTTTGCGGGATCGCTTACGGATCCGGAATTCGGATTCAATCCGCAGATGGGTGGAAGCTGCGTCGAAGAGAAGGGAGAGTTTGTCTGCTCCAACCTGGGCTTGTCCGCGGACTTGATTACGGGTGATTACAGCTATATCCGAATCAAGAAGAATGCGGGTGCGATTTTTGGTAAGGTCAATCCGAAAGGCTACTATTCTCTACGTTGCATGAAGTTCACGTATTTTGTGGAGACCAAGAATCTTTTGCCGGATTGCGATTCCTCGGCTTACAGGTTTGGCGATATTTTTGTGGCGAGCGAAGGAAGCAATTTCCGTTGCAAGGACGGCAAGTGGGTGGATGTCGTGGATTCCTATTGCCCGAGTTCTGAACGGGGACAGCGTTATTACTACAATGACATCCTGTATGTTTGCGACGATTCCTGGAAAGAAGCGTCCATGAACGATCTTGACGAAAAGTGCGATAGCACGAACGAGTGGACCGTCAAGAAACTGAACGGGAAAAGCTATATCTGCGAAAACAAGGAATGGCGCCTGCCGACATCTATCGAAGACACCCTTGGCCTCTGCACTCCGGAACGCCTCGGTAAGATCGATTCCCTGGTGAGTTCGGATACGGTTCTGTACTTCTGCAGTGTGAATGGCTGGCGAAAGGCTCAAGTGACGGACTTTATCGGCGAGTGCGACAGTACCCGCTATTACAAGGTGGACAACTACAGGGGCCGCCGTTATACCTGCCGCACGACGGATAAATGGGGGCTTCTGGATTCGAAGGAAGATAGCCTAGGCGTGTGTTCTCCCAAGATTGCAGGGAAGATGGATACACTCAAGATGAAATTCGACACGACTCTCTACTATTGTGATACGACGTCCTGGCGAGAGGCGACTCTGGTTGATGTGCACGGCGAATGTGATAGCACCAAGTCTTACAAGGAAGCGGAGTTCATGGGAAGCTCCTATGTCTGCCGCAAGAATGGCCGCTGGGAATCGCTGACCACGACCGAAAAGGATATCGGCGTATGTACGCCTAGCCGATTGGGAAAGATTGACACGACGACCTCCAAGACCGATTACTACTGCGATACGACCGGATGGCGCTCGACGGTTGTCGAGGACTACTTCGGCGAATGCACCGAGAAGCAGAAATACACGACGCTTTATTTCAAGGGAAGCGACTATGGCTGCGAAAAGGGCCCGAAGTGGACGCGCCTCAGTTTCCCCGAGAGCGATCTCGGCTACTGCATCCCCTCTATCAAGGGCGAAATCAGGATCGACCGGTATGCGAAGGATTACATCTGCGATTCCGTATGGCGCGCCGCGACGCAGGCCGAGGTGCTCGGAACATGTACTGAAGCCCGCGACGGCGAGAAAAAGTACTTCGGGACAACGAAATACATCTGCGCGTTCGAGGAATGGCGCAAGTCGACGGTTTTGGATGATTCGCTCGGAGTCTGTACCAAAAAAACTTTGAAGAAGATGGGAACGTACAATTCGAAGGAATATATTTGTATGAAAGAGGGGTGGGTCATCCCGACATTGATTGCGGTGCATGATTCTTGTACCGCGGCGCGCGAATACGAAGTCGTCGAGTTCAATGGTGATAAATATGGTTGCCGGAATAAGACGTGGTACCGACTGTCGGGGATAGCTGCGAAGGCGGGTTACTGCACTCCGGAAAGGGAGGGCGAATTTTACCTTGATCACGATGAATATGGTTACAAATGTGAGAAGGGGTCGTGGAACTCGGCCGCAGCGAGGGATTTCCTCGGTTCATGTGAATCTTCGAACTATGGGGAAAAGAAGATTCTCCAGGGAGTAACTTTCTTCTGCTCGAGATCTGGTTTGTGGCAGAGATTTACCGAATTGGAAGAAAAGTATGGGGAGTGCTATTCTGCGGTTCGCGGAGAAATTGTAACGCATAACGGTAAAAAGTATGGATGCTCGCCTTACCGCTGGAGAGAAGTGACTACACTCGACGAAGCCCTGGGCTTCTGCGATGGTTATGGCTTTACGTGGAAAGAATATGCTGGCCGTGATTATGTCTGTGGCGATGGCTTCAAGACTTGGACGAACTCTTCGGATTGGGCGATGTATGGTTCTTGTGATGATCGCTACAAATGGAAATATGGGCTTATCGTTGGTTACGAGGGAAAACGTCTCTATTGTGACAACGACTTCTCTCTTTCTAATACGACGACTGCTTGGCATACGATTTCTCCGATAGATAGCGCCGCAGCAAAGGGGAAGAAATCCATTGTTGACGGAATTTGCAAGGGAGCCCATGTCGGCGATACCGTATCTTATCAGGACACGCAATATTATTGCGGTTTGAATAAGAACAATGTGTATGTGTGGATTGCTGCGACTCGGCCGGATCAGTATCTTGGTAAATGCGATGCCACAAATGCAGGTGCCGTGGGCAAGTTCCAGGGCTATAATATGGAATGTTATGATGGTAACTGGCGCAGGAGTCCGTCTGATTACGGAAGCTTGACGGATTCCAGGGACGGGACGAAGTACAAGACAATTAAAATCGGAGAACGGACGTGGATGGCGGAAAACCTGAAACTTGAAGTTTCAGGTAGCTGGTGCGCAGGAACCCAGAACGGTTGTTCGGAATACGGTCGCCTTTACAACTGGCATACGGCCATGAACCTTCCGGCGAGTGCCAATACGACTGTGATTGATATGAAGGATTCGGCATCGTATCAGGGCCTGTGTCCCGACGGGTGGAGACTGCCGCTGCAGTCGGAATGGAATGAACTTTTTGGAGAATGCATTGTTGGCGGGTTGAGCAAGAAGATGACGGGGTACGATACCCTGCATACGGATGCTTGCGGTTTCTCGTCGATGCCGGTAGGCTATATCAAGATTTTCTACAGGAACGGAATAGACTATACTGAAGAACTCAACATGGAACTTACGGGATATTGGACCACGGTGCAGCCTGCCGATACTACGGCCGAAGCATTCATCTTCTGGGAAAATGGTAGCGGAAAGAAGAGGGTAGAGGCGAAGAAGAACGGCTATCTTGTCCGTTGCCTCAAGAAATAG
- a CDS encoding TIGR02147 family protein codes for MARFFIFIIMQPVTEYKDYREYLLDYYRERKRSSAFTWREFAKLAGFASGAHLKLVCDGKMRLREEGAKKTAQAMNLSAFEQEYFVLMVRYERAKTDLEKKKCFEEMQALCEANRVKILGSELYSYYETWKHSVVRELAVAMPGAKPSEIAKACKPPISAADVSESLYFLVKSGLLTRDIKGNYHQTNQSLSSGRMNVVAVAVHSLLRQMGEFALEALDKLPISERNFSGITMGVSAEGYAKIVEELAQCRKRIVSIVTEDKNVEKVCRLNMQLFPLTENICKGTSVRGPKIN; via the coding sequence GTGGCGCGTTTTTTTATTTTTATTATCATGCAGCCTGTTACCGAATACAAAGATTATCGTGAATATTTGTTGGATTATTATCGCGAACGAAAGCGCAGTTCCGCGTTTACGTGGCGCGAATTTGCAAAATTGGCGGGTTTTGCTTCGGGGGCTCATTTGAAACTTGTTTGTGATGGCAAGATGCGGCTTCGCGAAGAAGGGGCGAAGAAAACCGCACAGGCAATGAACTTATCCGCGTTTGAGCAGGAATATTTTGTCTTGATGGTGCGTTACGAACGGGCGAAAACGGATCTCGAGAAGAAGAAATGTTTTGAAGAAATGCAAGCGCTCTGTGAAGCCAATCGTGTGAAAATTCTCGGAAGCGAACTTTATTCCTACTATGAAACATGGAAACATTCTGTCGTCCGTGAGCTTGCTGTAGCGATGCCGGGGGCAAAGCCGAGCGAAATCGCCAAAGCATGCAAGCCTCCGATTTCTGCTGCAGATGTCAGCGAAAGTTTGTATTTCCTGGTGAAGTCTGGGCTTTTGACGCGCGATATCAAGGGGAACTATCACCAGACAAATCAATCTCTCTCGTCTGGACGCATGAACGTTGTCGCTGTGGCGGTTCACTCGCTATTGCGCCAGATGGGCGAATTTGCTCTCGAGGCATTGGATAAATTGCCTATTTCGGAACGAAACTTTAGCGGTATTACCATGGGCGTGTCTGCGGAAGGTTATGCTAAAATTGTTGAAGAACTTGCCCAGTGTCGCAAACGCATTGTCTCGATTGTCACAGAAGACAAGAACGTGGAAAAAGTTTGTCGTTTGAACATGCAGCTTTTCCCACTGACGGAAAATATTTGCAAAGGCACTTCTGTAAGAGGCCCAAAAATAAATTGA
- a CDS encoding FISUMP domain-containing protein yields MKYLFLFSIIALFFACSENNTAGGTSEEAEGIVAIKNREITGVTQKGPFLVGSSVAIQELDGETLVQTGRSFKTSVKSDLGDFSVKNVNLASQYALLEVTGYFYNEVTGKKSEGMISLNALTDLTNRNNVNVNVLTHLEADRVLNLVQKQGLSFAEAKKQAESEIFSSFGFTSVLESPEDMDIFSEGDYGSDALFALSVLMLGNGSVADFSERLALAARSFAERGEWHGPEKGEVADWAYQLESEEYKEDVEHTILSKIYDNVDSWNLRDEPPYLYAPYINGLLYVFWTKEYDLGPCDRNHSGDMKKVTNIHSKYYNKEFVCYFNNDYRCTDDGIGCRWYLAEDPVKYVEENRENLPDMEIGDVFWATENLKYDFHDTVNAKNACYRDVPRYCEMYGTLYDYRTALKACPDGYRLPKYGEVENLLQYYGGAGKNAADSLLVMNDYERGISGFQALLGGHGEYEGLNENTALWISSDDSIGTRYVLWIDSSTAEIRPYSSELAYVRCVFDVDSLAAIQEYDVMSDSRDDQLYHYTNVSFDYIDNEMVTTRMRRIYVLVENVHYDGDSLYSWNDAVEVACPEGWRLPNIYEWISIFRSHGDDPSFVLSEDSLQTVVYYNVGRTDYPYYQLFGKDKKNTYWTSTEGVIVNSLGENVSAGQVVNMNTAEHNRYDVRMLLDDKLEKHSVRCVKDADLYNY; encoded by the coding sequence ATGAAATATTTGTTTTTATTTTCAATTATAGCTTTATTTTTTGCCTGCTCCGAAAACAATACCGCCGGCGGGACGAGCGAAGAAGCTGAAGGCATTGTTGCGATTAAGAACCGTGAAATTACGGGTGTAACGCAGAAGGGGCCTTTCTTGGTGGGGTCCTCGGTGGCGATTCAGGAACTTGATGGCGAAACCTTGGTTCAGACAGGTAGGAGTTTCAAGACTAGTGTAAAAAGTGATCTTGGCGATTTTTCTGTCAAGAATGTGAATCTTGCATCGCAGTATGCTTTGCTTGAAGTAACCGGCTATTTTTATAACGAAGTTACTGGAAAAAAATCTGAGGGAATGATTTCTTTAAACGCCCTTACGGATTTGACGAATCGTAACAATGTCAATGTTAATGTGCTTACGCATTTAGAGGCCGATCGTGTTCTTAACCTCGTTCAGAAGCAGGGGCTGTCTTTTGCTGAAGCGAAAAAACAGGCCGAGTCAGAAATTTTTTCGTCATTCGGTTTCACGAGTGTTTTGGAATCTCCAGAAGATATGGATATTTTTTCTGAAGGAGATTATGGTTCAGACGCGTTGTTTGCTTTGAGTGTGCTGATGCTGGGGAATGGCTCTGTTGCGGACTTTTCTGAACGCCTCGCTTTGGCAGCACGTTCTTTTGCAGAACGTGGTGAATGGCACGGCCCAGAAAAGGGCGAAGTTGCGGATTGGGCTTATCAACTTGAAAGTGAAGAATATAAGGAAGATGTAGAGCATACAATATTGTCAAAAATCTATGATAATGTGGATTCGTGGAATTTACGTGATGAACCGCCATACTTGTACGCTCCTTATATAAATGGTCTTCTTTATGTATTTTGGACAAAGGAATACGATCTTGGGCCGTGTGATAGAAATCATTCTGGAGATATGAAAAAAGTTACCAATATTCATAGCAAATACTATAATAAAGAGTTTGTATGCTACTTTAATAATGATTACAGATGTACTGATGATGGTATCGGATGCCGATGGTATCTTGCGGAGGATCCGGTTAAATATGTGGAAGAAAATCGCGAAAATCTTCCTGATATGGAGATTGGGGATGTTTTTTGGGCGACCGAAAATCTAAAATACGATTTTCATGATACCGTTAATGCTAAAAATGCATGCTATCGCGATGTGCCTAGATATTGCGAAATGTATGGAACGCTCTATGATTATAGAACAGCTTTGAAAGCGTGTCCGGACGGATATCGTTTGCCTAAATATGGTGAGGTTGAAAATCTTTTGCAATATTATGGTGGCGCGGGCAAGAATGCCGCCGATTCTCTGCTTGTGATGAACGATTATGAACGTGGTATTTCTGGTTTTCAGGCTTTGCTTGGGGGGCATGGCGAATATGAAGGCTTGAACGAAAATACGGCGTTGTGGATTTCTTCGGACGATTCTATTGGTACAAGATATGTTTTATGGATTGATTCATCTACGGCAGAAATTAGGCCGTATTCCTCTGAATTAGCTTATGTTCGCTGTGTTTTTGATGTCGATAGCCTTGCGGCTATACAAGAATATGACGTTATGAGTGATTCACGAGATGATCAATTGTATCACTATACTAATGTTTCATTTGACTATATCGATAATGAAATGGTGACTACCCGTATGCGGCGAATTTATGTCCTTGTTGAAAATGTGCATTATGACGGTGATTCGCTCTATTCTTGGAACGATGCTGTGGAAGTTGCTTGTCCTGAAGGATGGCGACTGCCTAATATTTATGAATGGATAAGTATTTTCAGGTCGCACGGGGATGATCCTTCTTTCGTTCTTTCTGAGGATAGTTTGCAGACCGTGGTGTATTATAATGTTGGCAGAACGGATTATCCATATTACCAATTGTTTGGGAAAGACAAAAAAAATACTTATTGGACAAGTACTGAGGGTGTCATTGTAAATTCATTGGGGGAGAATGTCTCAGCCGGACAAGTGGTGAACATGAATACTGCAGAGCATAATAGATATGACGTGAGAATGCTTTTGGATGATAAGTTGGAAAAACATTCTGTTCGTTGTGTTAAAGATGCGGATTTGTACAACTATTAA